From one Melioribacteraceae bacterium genomic stretch:
- a CDS encoding ATP-grasp domain-containing protein — protein MKELKIAVSGINAVDNPGPGVGVARSLKEDPDLNVKVIGLAYDAMEPGIYLDWLIDKTFILPYPSSGKDALLERLSYIKDSYGLDFVIPNLDSELPIYTKYTKEIEEFGIKIFVPTESQYKLRAKDKLLQVAERVKIDLPKTSVVSSPEELIKEVEKIGLPVMVKGAYYKAERAYTTQEAMSHFHKISAEWGYPIILQEVVKGEEMNVVGVGDGEGNLLGKLGLKKMWITSLGKIWTGVSIKNELMMNAASNFVKEYKWKGPFELECIVDKEKVYLIEINPRFPAWSYFATGCGINLPANMIKKALDLPFELDKDYDAGKLYVRYTYETITDMSTFQNVITKGEN, from the coding sequence ATGAAAGAATTGAAAATTGCCGTATCAGGAATCAATGCGGTTGATAATCCCGGTCCGGGTGTTGGAGTTGCTCGTTCACTAAAAGAAGATCCCGACTTAAATGTAAAGGTTATCGGATTAGCTTATGACGCAATGGAGCCTGGCATTTATTTAGATTGGCTGATCGACAAAACTTTTATACTTCCTTATCCATCAAGCGGAAAAGATGCTTTGCTGGAAAGACTTTCATATATAAAAGATTCATATGGATTAGATTTTGTAATTCCCAATCTCGATTCCGAACTTCCCATTTACACCAAATACACAAAAGAAATAGAAGAATTCGGTATCAAAATTTTTGTTCCGACCGAAAGTCAATACAAACTCCGCGCAAAAGACAAACTTCTTCAAGTTGCGGAAAGAGTTAAAATCGATTTACCGAAAACTTCGGTTGTAAGTTCGCCGGAGGAATTAATTAAAGAAGTTGAAAAAATTGGTCTTCCTGTAATGGTAAAAGGAGCTTACTACAAAGCCGAAAGAGCTTATACAACTCAAGAAGCAATGAGTCACTTTCATAAAATTTCCGCCGAGTGGGGCTACCCGATTATTCTTCAAGAAGTTGTCAAAGGTGAAGAGATGAACGTTGTCGGCGTTGGCGACGGTGAAGGAAATTTACTTGGTAAACTCGGACTCAAAAAAATGTGGATTACTTCACTCGGTAAAATTTGGACGGGCGTTTCAATAAAAAATGAATTGATGATGAACGCTGCATCCAATTTTGTTAAAGAATATAAATGGAAAGGTCCGTTTGAACTTGAGTGTATAGTTGATAAAGAAAAAGTTTATTTAATAGAAATCAATCCTCGTTTTCCAGCTTGGTCTTACTTTGCAACGGGATGTGGAATTAATCTTCCTGCGAATATGATTAAAAAAGCATTGGATTTACCGTTCGAATTAGATAAAGATTACGATGCAGGAAAACTTTATGTTCGCTACACTTACGAAACAATAACTGATATGAGCACCTTCCAAAATGTTATTACAAAGGGAGAAAATTAA
- a CDS encoding PqqD family protein, with protein sequence MNRLNKLAVNSEGFIFDPTTGDSYTVNPTGLFIINSLREGKEIDQIAEELSKEFEETPEEISSDISDFITHLNTYNIY encoded by the coding sequence ATGAACCGGTTAAATAAACTCGCTGTTAATTCGGAAGGTTTCATTTTTGATCCAACTACAGGGGACAGCTACACTGTAAATCCAACCGGACTTTTCATAATCAATTCCTTACGTGAAGGAAAAGAGATCGATCAGATAGCCGAAGAACTTTCAAAAGAATTTGAAGAAACGCCGGAAGAAATTTCAAGTGATATTTCCGATTTCATCACACACCTTAACACATATAATATTTATTGA
- a CDS encoding thioredoxin family protein produces MAATPSAMVELGTKAPGFNLPDTISGKQISLDEIKSDKATVVMFICNHCPYVIHIIEKLSEVIKEYQKKGISFVAISSNDVQNYPQDSPDKMKEFAEEFNFSFPYLYDETQEVAKAYQAECTPDIFVFDKELKLVYRGQFDDSRPSKDTQVTGKDLTAALDAILEGKHVSEKQIPSVGCNIKWKR; encoded by the coding sequence ATGGCCGCAACACCAAGCGCAATGGTAGAGTTGGGAACTAAAGCTCCGGGTTTCAATTTACCTGATACAATTTCAGGTAAGCAAATTAGTTTAGATGAAATTAAATCCGACAAAGCAACAGTCGTGATGTTTATTTGTAATCACTGTCCATATGTTATTCACATAATTGAAAAACTTTCCGAAGTTATAAAGGAATATCAGAAGAAGGGAATTAGTTTTGTTGCGATTAGTTCAAATGATGTTCAAAATTACCCGCAGGATTCTCCGGATAAAATGAAAGAGTTTGCCGAGGAGTTTAATTTTTCTTTCCCTTATTTATATGATGAAACTCAAGAAGTTGCAAAAGCATACCAAGCAGAATGCACGCCGGACATTTTTGTTTTTGACAAGGAATTGAAATTAGTTTATCGCGGTCAGTTTGATGACTCTCGTCCAAGTAAAGATACACAGGTAACCGGTAAAGATTTAACAGCCGCACTTGATGCAATTTTGGAAGGCAAGCATGTTAGTGAAAAACAAATTCCAAGCGTTGGTTGTAATATAAAGTGGAAGAGGTAG
- a CDS encoding FlgD immunoglobulin-like domain containing protein: MKQKLQLLITSCFFLLFSIQLFSQNSLYIIKPDWGWWVEQGTIEEATLTIKPKGVFFEYGLYLTFAVTTPNYYNENDSLEAELIFTLGDDAIVHDSWLWIEDEIIQAEIMDEWTAGSIYNEIVGRNLDPSILFKREGYYGNSDYYELRVFPLLKDLPRKVKITYLVPTDWTASRVMASLPTELLTTSAKEVDKLRLVVYPTEQWTSPEIVENPELTFENGSDTTFGDYQFVEIPTSYLYNNLTFSLKSPMQEGIYLSTFTEENEDYYQLALLPSEILSSETSKKVMVLFDYKLTNSTITKSEILNGTKNSLLNYLSDADSFNIAFSRLTIDRTSDVWLPADSVTIAQTFENITEDNLANYGNLPSLINDGVEFINSQGGDGVVLLIANTDDVMDPESANELIDDIFETIEGDLTFHVADFQNRNVKYVYIGNQYYEGNQYFYNNISRMTGGNLTRMLDGYSFNELLTKAFQGVGGFISTFDLYTSLTNGFCYGRYNINLTGSSTYLDMPIFQLGKFNGSGDFTVEINGVYEGNVFTRNFEITDDIADQSDSTLRKMWVSRYIKELEGQGSANNIISEIIGTSISNRVLSYHTAFICLEPSLGGEVCYDCRDDGGGSTDVETDSVNVIEEFSLAAYPNPFNSQTKIRVNLPPGMLSDNISFKIYNILGQVVKTFELNPNTKGTYEFNWDGRNDYGETVSSGIYIFVAITPQKTHSVKLQMIK; the protein is encoded by the coding sequence ATGAAACAAAAATTACAATTATTAATTACTTCATGCTTTTTTCTGTTGTTCTCAATTCAACTTTTCTCCCAAAATTCCTTATACATAATTAAACCGGATTGGGGATGGTGGGTTGAACAAGGAACGATAGAAGAAGCAACGTTAACCATTAAACCGAAAGGTGTTTTTTTTGAGTATGGATTATATTTAACATTTGCCGTAACAACACCCAACTATTATAATGAAAACGATAGTCTTGAAGCCGAACTAATTTTTACTTTGGGTGATGATGCTATTGTACACGATTCATGGCTTTGGATAGAAGACGAAATTATCCAAGCCGAGATAATGGACGAATGGACCGCGGGATCGATCTATAATGAAATTGTCGGACGAAATCTTGACCCTTCTATTCTATTCAAGAGAGAAGGTTATTATGGAAATAGTGATTACTATGAGCTAAGAGTTTTTCCGCTTTTAAAAGATCTTCCCCGCAAGGTGAAAATTACTTATTTAGTTCCGACGGACTGGACGGCTTCGAGAGTAATGGCGTCTTTACCGACCGAGCTTTTAACTACTTCTGCAAAAGAGGTTGATAAACTTAGATTAGTTGTTTATCCAACCGAACAATGGACTTCGCCCGAAATTGTTGAAAATCCCGAATTAACTTTTGAAAATGGTTCTGATACAACATTTGGTGATTATCAGTTTGTTGAAATTCCAACGAGTTACTTATACAACAATCTTACTTTCTCATTAAAGTCACCAATGCAAGAAGGAATTTATCTAAGCACATTTACGGAAGAAAATGAAGACTATTATCAACTTGCTTTACTCCCTTCCGAAATTTTAAGTAGTGAAACGAGCAAAAAAGTAATGGTACTTTTTGATTACAAGCTGACAAATTCAACAATAACTAAATCCGAAATATTAAACGGAACAAAGAACTCACTTCTTAACTATTTGAGCGATGCCGATAGTTTTAATATTGCCTTCTCAAGATTGACTATTGATAGAACAAGTGATGTTTGGCTTCCGGCCGATAGCGTAACTATTGCTCAAACATTCGAAAATATTACCGAAGATAATCTCGCTAATTATGGAAATCTTCCATCGCTGATTAATGACGGTGTTGAGTTTATTAACTCACAAGGCGGTGATGGTGTTGTTCTTCTTATTGCAAACACGGATGATGTTATGGATCCCGAATCCGCTAATGAATTAATTGACGATATCTTTGAAACGATTGAAGGCGACCTAACCTTTCATGTTGCAGATTTTCAAAACAGAAACGTGAAGTATGTTTACATAGGCAATCAGTACTATGAAGGGAATCAATATTTTTACAATAATATCAGCAGAATGACCGGCGGTAATTTAACTCGTATGCTTGATGGTTATTCTTTCAACGAGTTATTAACAAAAGCATTCCAAGGTGTGGGTGGATTCATAAGTACATTCGACCTATATACAAGTCTAACAAACGGATTCTGTTACGGTAGATATAATATCAACTTGACCGGATCAAGCACTTATCTTGATATGCCCATTTTTCAATTAGGAAAATTTAATGGTTCCGGTGATTTTACCGTTGAAATAAATGGTGTGTATGAAGGAAATGTTTTCACCAGAAATTTTGAAATCACCGATGATATTGCCGATCAAAGCGACAGCACTTTAAGAAAGATGTGGGTAAGCAGATACATTAAGGAGCTAGAGGGACAAGGATCTGCCAATAATATTATAAGCGAAATAATTGGAACGAGTATAAGCAACAGAGTCCTTTCTTATCATACGGCATTTATATGTCTTGAACCATCTCTCGGTGGGGAAGTATGTTATGATTGTCGAGATGACGGCGGCGGCTCAACAGATGTGGAAACCGATTCGGTTAATGTTATCGAAGAATTTTCATTAGCCGCTTATCCGAATCCGTTTAACAGTCAGACTAAGATTAGAGTTAATTTACCGCCCGGGATGTTGAGCGATAATATTTCATTTAAGATTTACAACATACTGGGACAAGTCGTTAAGACATTCGAATTGAATCCGAACACAAAAGGAACATACGAATTCAATTGGGACGGCAGAAATGATTACGGAGAAACTGTTTCAAGCGGAATTTATATTTTTGTAGCAATCACACCACAGAAAACACATTCTGTTAAGTTGCAGATGATTAAATAA
- a CDS encoding PP2C family protein-serine/threonine phosphatase, which yields MAQKEEPKIRHTIRDDLRQPDLRKNLSEDYRDLKENFLDDEKKEQLKDMGAFKRFFKISWWLLRAMFFRMTPVRRLMFVLGIALILISNVQFETGTGTTGGSNSHILGGIILVFVLMLELKDKLLAKDELEAGHKVQSALMPDSNPEIEGWNVWLFTKSANDVGGDLIDYIQLSKTKFGISIGDVAGKGLSAALIMAKLQATIRALADENSSLTELMSKINKIFHRDSLKSIFASLFYLEIEANKNQIKYINAGHMPPLVIKDDSIIPLSKGGAALGLIKDLDLNEEVLELNQNDKFLIYSDGLTEATNEEGQFFGEQRLLTVLNNQRHRPAPELGNYIVNVIDDYRGNTKMSDDLSIIILEKV from the coding sequence ATGGCACAAAAAGAAGAACCGAAAATTCGTCATACCATAAGAGACGACCTGCGTCAACCTGATCTTCGCAAAAATTTATCCGAAGACTACCGGGATTTAAAAGAAAACTTTTTAGACGACGAGAAAAAAGAACAGCTCAAAGACATGGGCGCTTTTAAACGTTTCTTTAAGATCTCATGGTGGCTGCTGCGCGCAATGTTTTTTCGTATGACTCCTGTTAGAAGATTGATGTTTGTCCTTGGAATTGCACTCATATTAATATCCAATGTTCAGTTCGAAACCGGGACGGGTACCACCGGTGGTAGCAATTCACATATTCTTGGTGGAATAATTTTGGTTTTTGTCCTTATGCTGGAACTTAAAGATAAACTTTTAGCTAAAGATGAACTTGAAGCGGGACATAAAGTTCAATCGGCTTTAATGCCGGATTCAAATCCGGAAATTGAAGGCTGGAATGTTTGGTTGTTTACAAAATCGGCTAACGATGTAGGCGGTGATTTAATAGATTATATTCAACTCTCAAAAACTAAATTCGGAATTTCAATCGGTGACGTTGCCGGTAAAGGTTTGAGTGCCGCATTGATTATGGCAAAGCTGCAAGCGACAATTAGGGCGCTCGCTGACGAGAATTCATCTTTAACCGAATTGATGAGTAAGATAAATAAAATTTTCCACCGCGATAGTTTGAAAAGTATTTTTGCGTCATTGTTCTATCTTGAAATTGAAGCAAACAAAAACCAAATCAAATATATTAATGCCGGTCATATGCCGCCTCTAGTAATTAAAGATGACTCTATTATTCCTCTCAGCAAAGGCGGAGCTGCATTAGGTTTAATTAAAGATCTTGATCTAAACGAAGAAGTTCTCGAGTTGAATCAAAATGATAAATTTTTAATTTATTCCGACGGATTAACGGAAGCAACAAATGAAGAAGGGCAGTTCTTCGGTGAACAACGATTATTAACAGTACTCAATAATCAAAGACATCGACCGGCACCGGAACTCGGGAATTATATTGTAAATGTGATTGACGATTATCGCGGCAACACAAAGATGAGTGATGATCTATCAATTATAATTCTCGAAAAAGTGTAA
- a CDS encoding serine hydrolase, which yields MRKIFFIISAIVLIIGIVELNAQEKAGTIDEFIQKTVEYNSFTGSALVADNQEVIFQKGYLFANREWNIPNDIDTKFRLGSITKQFTAAVILKLREEGKLKLEDKITDHIPYYRKDTGEKVSIHQLLIHTSGIPSYTSHPDFFGKDSKRDYTVEEFVKQYCMGDFDFEPGADWAYNNSGYYLLGVIIEEITGMTYAEALHHYILDPLNMKETGFDKYEEIISKRADGYSFLFIEYTNAPYINMELPYAAGSMYSTVGDLFKWDQALYQPGLLTQESLDLMFTPHVAAMGGHYGYGWSIVEKDIDGDDEVEKIISHGGGINGFNTLISRIPEKGQLIVLLNNTGGAPLGFMSNQIYNIINGLDFEYPKKGIALAVYQKYVDEGIDEALNYYSKLKESDQLDLFYRDRAEFNSLGYYLMNTKNDLSAALKVFELNMNEYSDWYNAYDSYAEALMKTGNNEKAIEYYKKSVDMNPGNQNGIEKLKELGVEYKKEITVGEDILNEYVGKYELAPNFILTIRHEAGQLYTQATGQPEFEVYPSSETEFYLTVVDAQIKFNRNNEGKVESLTLFQGGREMPAKKIQ from the coding sequence ATGCGTAAGATATTCTTTATCATTTCTGCAATTGTATTAATTATCGGGATTGTTGAACTCAACGCACAAGAGAAAGCCGGAACGATTGATGAGTTCATACAAAAAACGGTTGAGTATAATTCTTTTACCGGGTCAGCTCTTGTAGCTGATAACCAAGAAGTAATTTTTCAAAAAGGATATTTATTTGCAAACCGTGAATGGAATATACCGAATGATATCGACACAAAATTTCGTCTCGGTTCAATTACAAAACAATTTACCGCTGCAGTAATTTTAAAACTTCGTGAAGAAGGTAAATTAAAATTAGAAGATAAAATTACCGATCATATTCCCTACTACAGAAAAGATACGGGAGAAAAAGTTTCTATTCATCAATTGTTAATTCATACTTCCGGCATACCGAGCTATACAAGTCATCCCGATTTTTTCGGTAAGGACAGTAAAAGAGATTACACGGTTGAAGAATTTGTAAAGCAGTATTGCATGGGTGACTTTGATTTTGAGCCGGGTGCGGATTGGGCTTACAATAATTCCGGTTATTACTTACTTGGTGTTATCATTGAAGAAATTACGGGAATGACTTACGCCGAGGCTTTACATCATTACATTCTTGATCCGCTTAACATGAAAGAAACAGGCTTCGATAAATATGAAGAAATCATTTCTAAACGAGCCGATGGTTACTCATTCTTATTTATAGAATATACAAATGCTCCATACATAAATATGGAATTGCCTTATGCAGCCGGATCAATGTATTCTACTGTAGGTGATTTATTTAAATGGGATCAGGCACTTTATCAGCCGGGACTTTTAACTCAAGAATCTCTTGATTTAATGTTCACCCCGCATGTTGCCGCGATGGGCGGTCATTACGGTTACGGCTGGTCGATTGTTGAAAAAGATATTGACGGCGACGATGAAGTTGAAAAAATTATCAGTCACGGCGGCGGTATAAACGGTTTTAATACTTTGATTTCCAGAATACCTGAGAAAGGACAATTGATTGTTTTGTTAAACAATACCGGCGGCGCTCCGCTCGGGTTTATGTCCAACCAAATTTATAATATTATAAACGGATTGGATTTCGAATATCCTAAAAAAGGAATTGCTCTGGCAGTATATCAAAAATATGTGGATGAAGGGATTGATGAAGCGCTGAATTATTACAGCAAATTAAAAGAATCCGATCAGCTTGATTTATTCTATAGAGACCGAGCCGAATTCAATTCTCTCGGTTATTATTTAATGAATACAAAAAATGATTTGTCAGCTGCTTTAAAAGTTTTCGAACTTAACATGAATGAATATTCTGACTGGTATAACGCTTACGACAGTTATGCGGAAGCTTTAATGAAAACGGGAAATAATGAAAAAGCCATTGAGTATTACAAAAAATCAGTTGATATGAATCCGGGTAATCAAAACGGAATTGAAAAATTAAAAGAATTAGGCGTTGAGTATAAAAAAGAAATAACCGTCGGCGAAGATATATTAAACGAGTATGTCGGCAAATATGAACTTGCACCAAACTTTATATTAACAATCAGACATGAAGCCGGTCAATTATATACACAGGCAACCGGTCAACCGGAATTTGAGGTTTATCCATCAAGCGAAACTGAATTTTATTTAACCGTAGTTGATGCACAAATTAAATTCAATCGAAATAACGAAGGAAAAGTTGAGAGTTTAACATTGTTTCAAGGCGGAAGAGAAATGCCTGCCAAAAAGATACAATAA